Part of the Aquila chrysaetos chrysaetos chromosome 6, bAquChr1.4, whole genome shotgun sequence genome, AATGAGTCATCTTGTTCGCATTGTCCCTCTGACTGTACTAGTCATAAAATGACATTACCGGATGGTTCAGTAAAAGATACACCGGAGCCAAAAAAGGCATCGCCACCTATTCTACCACCAAACCCTGAGAAGGAAATACGCCCGATTAAGCTGTCTACGGGTTTGTATCCACCTTTACCTGACAATGATGATAACTGGTCAGAACCTCCCCGAGACgatatttctttagaaaaagaaaaaccgcCGCCAAGTTACGATGTAGCTGAAGATTTGGGCTGTGACCCAAGAAGTTACTGGAGAGAAATACATAAGAAAGCAGCAAGCAAGGGAGTGGTCGTTCCTCATGCTTATCCTGTTATGGTGAGGGCAAATGATCCAAATGAATGGAATCCCTTTTCATGGGATTTGATAAAAGAAGTGTGCAAGTCAGTCCATAATTATGGGCTGACGGCTCCTTTCACTGAAGCGCTGCTCGACAATATTTTCAGAGCTCAACTTTTGACTCCGTATGATTGCGATCAATTAGCCAGCATGCTATTAAAGCCAACTCAGAAAATGTTGTGGAGAGACAGATGGAGGGGACTGTGTGAAGAAGTTGCTATAAAAAATTTGGATAGACCCAATGATGACCCCATGAAGGCAATAGGGATGGATCACCTTATTGGGACTGGCAAATTTACTGATCCAAGATTACAAGCAAGGTTTCCCATAGAGGCCTTGAGAACTGCTTCACTAATGGCGTTTAAAGCAATGATGACTCTGCCAGAAGAGGGTAGAAATGTTATGTCGATCACGCAGATTAAGCAGGGTCCCCAGGAATTGTACGTGTCTTTCACTGACAGACTAAGAGATGCAATAACTAAACAGGTATCCAGTGTGGAGGCTCAGAATACCTTGGCACTAAAATTAGCAGTAGAGAATGCAAACGCTGACTGTAAAAAGCTTTTGATGGCATTACCCAGAGATGCCAGCCTTGTTGATATGGTTGAGGCATGTAACAAGGTTGGAACTACATCATTCCAAACGACTGCATTAGCAGAAGCGTTTGCGGTTGCACTTAGAGGGGataaaaaatgttacaattGTGGAAAGCCTGGTCATTTAAAAGCACAATGTCGGGCTAAAGGGAAACCGAGACAAAATCATTCGCAGTATCGACAACAAACTGTAACACCAGTTCAGGTTTGTGCAAGATGCCAGAAGGGTGGCCATACAGCTCGTGTTTGCCATTCTAAATATCATAATAATAGCTCTCCACTACCACCTGTGGTGGGAAACGGCCAGCAGAGCGTGCCGGTGAACCGCGCGACAACACAACTTGTGGGAACAAATTCACCTGGAGCCGTAAATCCACGAGGTTTGCATTCTTTACAATTGTGGCAAATGGATGTAACACACGTACCTGAGTTTGGTAAATTGAAATATGTCCATGTGTCTGTGgattgtttttctgcagctgtatggGCAACAGCGCAGACGGGAGAAGCAAGTCGACACGTCCAGCGACACCTGCGTTCAGCTTTTGCAGCACACGGCATTCCAGTTCAGATAAAAACTGACAATGGGCCATGCTACATCGCACAGCCAACTCAAAAGTTTTTTAGTCAATGGGCTATTGTACACACCACAGGTATACCACATTCCCCTACAGGCCAGGCAATTGTAGAACGCATGAATCAGACTCTGAAACGccaactgcaaaaacaaaaagggggagagCAGATGGCTACTCCTCACGAACGATTGAACAAAGTTGTATATGTGTTGAATTACTTGAGATTGACAGATGGCAAAAGGGTACCACCAATTGTAAAACATGTGCAAGGCATGGTAGGAGATTTGTTTGACATTAATAGCAATGTTCAAGTTAGGGttaaaaatgttgagaaaaatgtatgggaaggaccatttcaaTTAATAACCTGGGGacgaggttatgcttgtgttgTTACAGATCACGGAACAAGATGGGTACCAGCAAAGCGGGTAAAACCCTGGGACAGTCGTTACATCCTTGGAAAAACACTGAACCTAAAAGGACTCCTCCTCGCTGTTATGGGTGACACACATAAGGGAAGAATGGATGATCCACCAACCAAAACAGAATGTATGGGTAACCTTGGCGAACATAACGCATCAAGAAGCTATCTATTTTGcttgtatatagaaatgctacagcttggtgtaactatatctattccagaatatcatgctctttttctattccagctgttTTACCTGCGGGGAcgtttttaatttgtggggaTAGAGTGTGGGGGGGAATTCCATTGAAAattaacaggaggccatgtagcctcggacgacttacgttactaacacccgatatcaatatgattcacagtaaaaaggctcacgataactgacacagggttaagtggatAGCTAGCAAGTTTGGGAATTATgggatgattaaaagatttgcttatgcatggcttagttattcTAATTGTAgtattagcagttgtaatgattgtaccatatattataaaaatagttgaacatatgattgcaaaagcatttcatgtaacttggcttgcacaaaaacaaaaaaggggagttgtgggaacatatttagctaacagtcacaagagcattccagacacctttagaagaccttgaacggaataaacaagaagacaaaaaagaagaaagatgataataaagccaattagaagaacacaagTGCGCAatccacgataaagggaacttggcacaaagaacctcaattcggcagtttatcttgaccaattagactaagacaagttttgcatgttttagttggtataaccaattatgccttatgtttatgcgcgtgtacagagaTGGTATAACCAATCATAGTctatgcttgtgcgcgtgtacaatgactttgcagaatatgtgattataaatatgtgtgtgttttagcaattgtattgggtttgtgtggcaaggttttggtagcggggggggttacacgggtggcttctgtaagaagctgctggaagcttcccctgtgttccagagagagccaataccagctggctctaagacggacctgccaccggccaaggccgagcccatcagcgatagtggtaatgcctctgtgataacatttttaagaaggaaaaaaaaaagttgagacaGACggaaaacggcagccggagagaggagtgagaacatgtaagagaaacagccctgcagacaccaaggtcagtgaagaaggagggggacgagatgctccaggcgccggagcagagattcccctgcagcccgtggtgaagaccgtggtgaggcaggctgtccccctgcagtccatggaggtccacggtggagcagatatccacctgcagcccgtggaggaccccacatcagagcaggtgggttcccgaaggaggctgtgaccccgtgggaagcccgcactggagcaggttcctggcaggacctgcggatctgtggagagaggaggccacagagcaggttttctggcaggacttgtgaccccgtgggggacccacgctggagcagtgtgctcctgcaggactgcacgccatggaaaggacccatgctggagcagttcatgaagaactgcagcccatgggaaggacccacattggagaagttcgtggaggactgtctcccgtgggtgggaccccacgctggagcaggggaagagtgtgatgagtcctccccctgaggaggatgaagcggcagaaaataacatgtgatgaactgaccgtaaaccccattccccgtccccctgcgccgctgggggggggttggtagagaatccgggagtgaagttgtgcccaggaagaagggaggggtggaggaaaggtgttctgagatttggttttatttctcattaccctactctggttgatttgtaataaattgagttaatttccccaagctgagtctgttttgcccgtgacggtaattggtgagtgatctctcctgtccttatcttgacccacaagctctttgttatattttctctcccttgtccagctgaggagggcgagtgatagaacggctttggtgggcacctggcatccagccagggtcaacccatcacagcaATAAAGGGTCATCTGtcatctgctttcaactttacaggcgTCCGTTTATTTCTACCTCCTGCAGATTTGTGAATAGATTCCTTGCCTAGGAAACGCTGAAACAGTCTAGTCAAGACGAACTGAGCCAGGGCAGCAGAACCACTAGAAGCTCTACCTCGCCAGTTTTTGAGTTGAGGAAAAACACAGCTACAGCCATCAAAATTCTAAGCCTACTTCTGTTTCCTCAGGTTCGGTCTTTTTCTTGGCTGTTTCTTTGGTCTCTGCACAGCATTCTTAACAGTGGCAGGGGGCAGCCTGAGAGTTATTTCATTGTCCTCTGCGTCGTCATCCACCTGAGAAGCTTTCCGGCGCTCGAGCACTGTTGGAGTACAGACTGGAGTAGGATCCTGAAGAGATCAGAAAAACATGATTCATTGCAAAGCATCTGCCAGAGAAAAGTTGTCACTGCCTCTGTGGTACCACAAGACACCTCAGTCCAGCTCTCCTTCAGAACTTCCATGTCagggaaaactgttttcttgttaTAACTAGCTATTTTTGTAGGCAGTATTTCTTCAGACAAAAGTGTCATCTTCAAAAAAGTGTATGTGAAAGGCAAGTGtaaattaaatcacattttctaaCACATCATTatgcacattttctttctaaactttGTATTTCCTGACTCAAAGCACTAAGAAAGCCAAGAGGAAAAGaatcaggttaaaaaaaaaaaaaagtgtatttgagACTGGCATACAGAAATGCCACACTCAGGCCCAAAACTGAGCTGAAACATCCCAGCTTCATTCTCTCAGTGAGTTCTCAGAACTCAGTTGACCGAATGTATGAGTTATCCTGTCTTGCCCACAACCAGCCCTGTCCCAATTATCAGAAGTAAATccagtaacattaaaaaaaaaaaaacaaacaaaaccaaactcacAACAGCGATGAAAcgaaacagaaatgttaatacCTGACAGACTTTTCAGACTGTCAGTGCCCAAATCTCAGCCCTGATGGCCTAAGCTTTCCTTTCATCCTACTGCTAGTTTTAGCTGGccttagttttcaaaatactgtaatacCATCCCGGGACACCACGAGGGAGGAGGGACAGTATAGTGTGTAAATGAGGAGAGACAGCACTAGACTGCATTAACAGTTCAACTTCCTTTTTGTCAAAACAGGCTGGTATTACAACGTAGCGCAGACCAACAGGAGGATGCCAGCAAGATCATTTTGTACTGGCTTAAAGCACAGGTGTAGGTGGCGTATAGGTGActgtccccagcaccctgtGTTTCTCCAGCCTCCAGTTAGTGCTGCATAGCGGAGGCTGACAGCAGATACATTGCTGCCTGGACGCACCTTGGGACAAGCACTGCTAGTTACAACACGCTGAGCAGAAGCCTTTGCTCCTAAATACTCCCACAGGAGAAAGAACTGGGAGGATCCAACCACCCTCCCCTGCTCAAGAGCGTTAATCTGTCTCAAAGGCGCTACTTTTGGCATAAAAATCTCTCGAGCAAATACGTTCTGGGTACTGAAATTAACACAAAGAAACCAGCTGCAGACCTGAAACATCTGCCCCAGTGTGAACGGTGGGGCGTGGTGCTGGGCACCACCAGGACTGTTCAGTCTTACCTGGctgctcaaagaaatgttcagtTTTGACTTCTTggatgttttaactttttttctctttatggaAAGCTCCTGTGCAGCCTAGGAAGCAAGACAGATCAGGTGGATCACTACAAACTTCCTTGTGTGAAGATGCAAACAGTCACTTAACGGTCTATTAGGTTTGTTTGCTTCATAACTACAAAATCTTTGCTACAGCAATTAGGtttgaattaataaaatgacTTACAGTGCCACAGAGGTGATCTGGTTTGAATGAAAACACCCAAAGCAACGTAAAAAAAGCTGCtactgtgcatttttaaaaaatgccacgTTACACAGTATTGCTTAAAATTCAACTACTTCACCCAAGCACTCTGCAAACAAGCAACACGCTTGGTTAACATAGGCAGGGTCAATGGATGGAAGCTCTAGTCTTGGGACCTGCCTTCAAATACCTACCCTGCCAAAGCCTCCCCCCACAGGGCTTGGGCAAAGCCCCTGTCACTCTTCTGTGATCTGCAGACAAACATGAAAACCACAGAATATCCAACTGTTTACactaacagaagaaaaggaacatcTTCCCTTTGCTGTTACTTATTTACTTCTCTAAAAGTACACCTACACGTACATACAGCACAATCCAGAAACAGCACTACACTAATTTCCAGGAGGTAAGTCTCCCTGGTGCTCCAGCTCTTTTACCAGTTCCACACAAAACACACGATTTTCTTGTATTTAGCACAACCTTAGAAACATGTTGTGCATAAAACACTCATTGAAGCGATGCCAAACTTACAAATCCTGGGAAGTCGTAATCGAACCCCTTTTCAGCCAGTCTCTTCCGTAAAAGTTTCTCCTTTCGCAGCAGTCGCTTTGTCATCTTTGCCTTCTGAACAAGTGAACGTATCCTATTGTACCGCCTGACCGCTGGCTGAGAAGGCTTCCGAAAtattttgtcactgtttttGAAG contains:
- the NIFK gene encoding LOW QUALITY PROTEIN: MKI67 FHA domain-interacting nucleolar phosphoprotein (The sequence of the model RefSeq protein was modified relative to this genomic sequence to represent the inferred CDS: inserted 1 base in 1 codon) — encoded protein: MAAAAEAVSAEAAAPVPAPAPAPSFLALEPRLQREFQQKVQRVRNNRAAKEELTPGVVYVGHLPRGLCEPQMYEYFEQFGTVKRLRLSRSKKTGASKGYGFIEFESDDVAKIVADTMNNYLFSERLLKCQFISPERVHENLFKNSDKIFRKPSQPAVRRYNRIRSLVQKAKMTKRLLRKEKLLRKRLAEKGFDYDFPGFAAQELSIKRKKVKTSKKSKLNISLSSQDPTPVCTPTVLERRKASQVDDDAEDNEITLRLPPATVKNAVQRPKKQPRKRXEPEETEVGLEF